The genomic window atcaacCATCATCATACTGAAATATTGGTGAAATATTTAACTTTCTCTTTGAGACCTAAAACAAGGCTGGTATGTCCACTATTACCACTTCTGTTCATTACTGCACTGAGGGACCCTGCCAGTAGGAAGTATGAGATTtggacaaaacaaataaaactgctgTTATTCACAGTGATATAGttgtgtatgtagaaaatccaacCAAATCTAAAGGTAAAAGATTGCTAGAAACCAGGTCAATAggcaaaaattaattgtatttttataaaccCACAGCAAGCTGTTCAATtatgagttttttaaaagatgaagattATGATAGTATCAAAAACATCAAATAAGAATTCATTTCAAATAGAATGTGCAAAACTTCTACAATAAAACATTAAGAATagggggtgggaatagctcagtggtagagtgtgtgcttagcaagcagaaggtcctgggttcaatccccagtacctccattaacaaataaatatataaacccgattacctccccccaccaaaataaataaataaagatgaaaataaataaataaataataaaacattaagagtaaagaaaaccaaaataaaaagaggaatgATATACAGTGTGCATGGATTGGGTAATTCAGGGcataaagatgtcagtttttcccaaAATTAGTCTTTAAATTCGATGCaatctcattaaaaattccaagagggatttttttttttttgatgggttTTCACTGTTTATTTATGACAAACATCCCACCCACATCCATGATCCTCTCCAGTCTCAGAAATTCTTTGAGACGATGCCATCGGCCTTGGCCACTCGGAGAATGGAGTCATCCGACTCTCCCATCCTGCGAATGGCCCCGCAGATAGTATAGGTTTTAAACTGACCGTTGAACCTGCCTGTCACCTTGTCAGCTTCGGCCACGTTCATCTGGATGGACGCGTGGTCCTTGGCGCCGATGATGCGATTGCTGGCAGAGCATTTCCGGGGCACGTACAGGTCCACGAACTCGCCGGCGTCGTTCTGCATGAGTGCGGCCTGATGGTAGCAAGATGAGCGCGAGCGCCCAAGAGGGCTTTTTTAATGGACCTGAGAAGgtgattcttaaatatttatagttCAAAGAGCCAAGAACAGCCAAAAcactcttgaaaaaaataatgtggaaGATGTACTCTAAGATGTGGTTTATTATGATAATA from Camelus ferus isolate YT-003-E chromosome 2, BCGSAC_Cfer_1.0, whole genome shotgun sequence includes these protein-coding regions:
- the LOC102512703 gene encoding 40S ribosomal protein S21; this encodes MQNDAGEFVDLYVPRKCSASNRIIGAKDHASIQMNVAEADKVTGRFNGQFKTYTICGAIRRMGESDDSILRVAKADGIVSKNF